The Phycisphaerae bacterium genome segment CGGCCAGTCCAGCTTCTCGTCCCCGGCCTTGGCCGAGACCTCGGCCGTCAGATCGAGACCAACCAGGCCGTCCGGGCTTTTAATCCCTGTATCGATCTGGTACTCGATGTAACCGCTCCACCGAATGCACGCCTTGTCAGCGCTCACTGCCACCGGCATCGTGGTCGGGTCTTCCTCCCACTGCCAGGCTGAAAAGTCACCTGGCCGGAAACGCAGGAAGCATGCCTTGCCCACAACCTCCGCCGCCGGAGCGCTCCGCCGCACCAGCAAATTGACGTAGTTGCGGGCCAAAATGTCGTCGCCGTCCACCAGTTCGACCAGCAGGGCCCCAACGACCGGCCCCACCCCCCATTCCGCAGAGACGTTGATCGCCGGTTGATCGACGACCTCGTACGGCTTCCAGATGGCCGGCTGTGTCTTCCGCTCCTGACCCTCCCACTTCACGCCGTCCCGATCGATCCAATCCACTCGCCGGCGAAGGGTCAGTGCCTTGGCCTGTTTGTCGGACCAGTGGCTGATCTTGATCGGGATCTCGCGGGGCTGACCATCCTTCAGTTCGATCACCGGCGGGGCGTCAATCACCACAAAGTCCGGGCTGTTGATATCCGCCAGCGAGAATCCGGGGAACCAGAAATCGTAGCCGTACTCCTTGGGCGACCGGTCGTAATTGACGTAGCCGTTGTGCTCCCACTCGATGTCCGACAGCTCGGTGTAGATGTAGCCGCAGATCTTGTCGTGCTTGCGCAGCTCGTTGGTCAGGTATTTGAAGCACCAGGAAATGTCCTGGTCGCCGTGACCGGCGCTGATCCCGCCGTACTCGCTGTTCATCAGCGGAGCGTCCGCCTGCCTGCGCCCACCGATGTAGTTGAACGTCGAGCCCGGATAAGTCTTGTCCACGACCTCCTGAATATGCTTCTTCGCCTGCTCGTAGTCATTGATGTAGAAGTGCCACGAGTTGATGTCGGTCACCACGTGGTCGTACTTGCAGGGCGAGTTGTCCTCGACCAACCGCGTGGGGTCCAGCAACTTGGTCAGCTTGTATATGTTCTCGACCCACTGCTGGCGTTCCTCGCTATATGGACCGGGATTGTCCAGGCCCCAGGTCTCGTTGAAATCCACCCACGCGAAGATGGCCGGGTGATTGAAATCGCGGGCCACCGCTCCGTGCAGCATCTCTTCGTACCACTTGCGGGCCTGCCCCGTGTTGTTCCAGAAGTTCGGCATGTCCTGCATGATCATCACGCCGAGCTTGTCGGCCCAGTACAGCTCGCGCGGCACCGGGGTTTTGATGTGAATGCGCAGGAAGTTGATGCCGATCTTCTTACAGAGCTCGTAGTCGCTGCGCATCACCGCGTCGTTCGGATATTGATAGATCCCATCCGGATGGAACGACTGGTGCAGCGCCCCGCGGAGGTAGATGGGCTTGCCGTTCAGGCAAACGTACTGATAGTCGCGACCGGGGGCAGGGCCGACGGAGATGTCGCGCAAAGCGAAGTAGCTCTCGACCCGATCCTTACTCCTGGACGCCAGCTCGGAAGAGATCTCAACGGCAACCGGGTAGATGTGTGGACTGTCAGGGCTCCACAGCCGCGGCTCTTTGACCCTGATCTTCGCCGATCGCGGTTCTCCGGAGGTGTCGCCGCCGCTTGCCGAAAGGCTGACTGCTACCGTGTCGAATGAATTGTCAGGGCTCGTGACGAGCAGACTGTTGATGCCGCTTCCGATGCATGAGACTGCAAATCTGACCTCGCCGGTCTTGATATCGGGGTAGGCCTTGATCCAGTTGATGTATCTTGAGGGCCGCGGCTCGACGTAGACCGTCTGCCATATCCCGCTGGTTCGGGTGTACCAGCCGATCTGCTTGCCGGTCGGTTGCTG includes the following:
- a CDS encoding glycoside hydrolase family 2 TIM barrel-domain containing protein; protein product: MRNAIPNTIIVTGLFSITAFAADIPWPEHPRPDFQRSPWVNLNGQWDFDFDPQDVGEKEQWFVPVQHAFSRKITVPFPWESKLSGIGDKDYKGVAWYSREIALPDGEGWKGKDAWLIVGACDWEARVWVNGQPAAEHVGGYLPFEVNLSQFAKPGEKVAIVIRAKDVTDDQQPTGKQIGWYTRTSGIWQTVYVEPRPSRYINWIKAYPDIKTGEVRFAVSCIGSGINSLLVTSPDNSFDTVAVSLSASGGDTSGEPRSAKIRVKEPRLWSPDSPHIYPVAVEISSELASRSKDRVESYFALRDISVGPAPGRDYQYVCLNGKPIYLRGALHQSFHPDGIYQYPNDAVMRSDYELCKKIGINFLRIHIKTPVPRELYWADKLGVMIMQDMPNFWNNTGQARKWYEEMLHGAVARDFNHPAIFAWVDFNETWGLDNPGPYSEERQQWVENIYKLTKLLDPTRLVEDNSPCKYDHVVTDINSWHFYINDYEQAKKHIQEVVDKTYPGSTFNYIGGRRQADAPLMNSEYGGISAGHGDQDISWCFKYLTNELRKHDKICGYIYTELSDIEWEHNGYVNYDRSPKEYGYDFWFPGFSLADINSPDFVVIDAPPVIELKDGQPREIPIKISHWSDKQAKALTLRRRVDWIDRDGVKWEGQERKTQPAIWKPYEVVDQPAINVSAEWGVGPVVGALLVELVDGDDILARNYVNLLVRRSAPAAEVVGKACFLRFRPGDFSAWQWEEDPTTMPVAVSADKACIRWSGYIEYQIDTGIKSPDGLVGLDLTAEVSAKAGDEKLDWPERKKDIDYPQTDVKKWPSDLRISINGVEIHRETLPDDPADARGVLSHHRQYHPGSYGFLVTANVQDESIVKRIFDAAKDGVLTIRFEVPADAKNKGGLAIFGDALGCYPVMPTLVVYSRDEMPQPPASFTARSTAAVNRFADRAKSLLPTAEGGGHTWRWTTDRPDDRWNQPDFDDRQWKTGRSGFGKEGTPNTIIRTPWTSQDIWLRTEVTIEDPATIVAGQWRLYHDENCEVFVNGKQVIRQRGFVTQYKDVPLGREALSALRPGRNIIAIHCRQTEGGQYIDAGLTVLVK